The following proteins are encoded in a genomic region of Reichenbachiella sp.:
- a CDS encoding Rod shape-determining protein MreD yields the protein MNRFNVFSGLFRTILLILAQVILFKNLVLFDSAFCFAYVLIFLMLPMDTNPIVQLLVGFVVGIIIDAFYNTLGIHAAASVLVVYLRIYWSRVMTPSGGYDSGPKINVRTQGIGWFLTYTYPLILVHALLLLFIEASGFGLFWQTLTKVFYSSVFTTVIILIIQYLFYKKMK from the coding sequence ATGAATAGGTTTAATGTCTTTAGTGGGTTGTTTAGGACGATTTTGCTCATTCTTGCGCAGGTGATACTATTCAAGAATCTTGTGCTATTCGATAGCGCTTTTTGTTTTGCCTATGTATTGATATTCTTAATGCTACCGATGGATACTAATCCGATAGTGCAACTATTGGTTGGGTTTGTCGTGGGGATAATTATAGATGCATTTTACAATACATTAGGTATCCACGCAGCGGCTAGTGTACTTGTAGTATATCTGAGAATATACTGGTCTAGAGTGATGACCCCTAGTGGGGGATACGATTCAGGCCCTAAAATTAATGTAAGAACACAAGGGATAGGGTGGTTTTTAACCTATACCTATCCATTGATACTTGTTCATGCATTGCTTTTGCTTTTCATTGAGGCCTCTGGTTTTGGTTTGTTTTGGCAGACGCTGACCAAAGTTTTTTATAGCTCTGTCTTTACAACGGTCATCATTTTGATCATCCAGTATTTATTTTATAAAAAAATGAAATAG